The following proteins are co-located in the Melanotaenia boesemani isolate fMelBoe1 chromosome 5, fMelBoe1.pri, whole genome shotgun sequence genome:
- the LOC121640028 gene encoding uncharacterized protein LOC121640028, whose protein sequence is MVYAKAVWLEGDKQFEGVIPKNWIQEEKNVVRWPKKSVHSAHKKKMDPEVDWKTFPLVKIKTISDNEKDCEDYNYTSSAQTDHEGSTIVPEENRKRHVKKRTYDDFVDGQSEDDVSVAVKKTNNTDLHAYPKPPEIQKNKASATIDQNTPMESTMDNDELTWSRQLPNSSSEDAESEHDIGHEQSNSRRERSNCSSQRSSYGSDGGRSTSLGSPPGHSFPRSGPLSLRERSNSPDRESSHGSDVGCSSCHSQSAVGSTPRCSSSRYGPSSSRREHHTSSNRRTSHGSAKHANPRHSTSGHETPRAPTDNSVDIFPMPTAKFQKCVLKKLVELTEEVKHIGCAEPSASTYHVRRMENMEQVDKLEDELQNNEARDLLISQLSRVGGKNTRDCTTKILDSCCQKVGQQSHRPRN, encoded by the exons ATGGTTTATGCAAAGGCTGTTTGGCTTGAGGGTGACAAACAGTTTGAAGGTGTCATCCCAAAAAACTGgatacaggaagaaaaaaatgttgttcgATGGCCAAAGAAAAGTGTGCATTCAgcccataaaaaaaagatggaccCAGAGGTTGACTGGAAAACGTTCCCActggtgaaaataaagacaatatcAG ACAATGAGAAAGATTGTGAAGATTATAACTACACTTCATCAGCCCAAACTGACCATGAAGGTTCCACCATTGTGCCAGAAGAAAACAGGAAGCGACACGTTAAGAAGAGGACATATGATGATTTTGTTGATG GACAATCAGAAGATGATGTCTCAGTGGCTGTGAAAAAGACAA ATAATACAGATTTGCACGCATATCCAAAGCCTCCTGAAATCCAGAAGAACAAAGCTTCTGCTACTATTGATCAAAACACTCCTATGG AATCCACCATGGATAATGACGAGTTGACCTGGAGTAGACAGCTGCCAAATTCATCCTCAGAGGACGCTGAAAGTGAACATGACATTGGACATG AGCAGTCAAATTCTAGGAGGGAGCGTTCCAACTGCTCCAGTCAACGCTCAAGTTATGGAAGTGATGGAGGGCGCTCCACTTCTCTGGGCTCACCTCCTGGACATTCCTTTCCCAGAAGTG gGCCGTTAAGCTTGAGGGAGCGCTCCAACTCCCCTGATCGCGAGTCAAGTCATGGAAGTGATGTAGGATGCTCCTCTTGTCATTCTCAATCAGCAGTGGGCTCAACTCCCAGATGTTCATCTTCAAGATATG GGCCGTCGAGCTCTAGAAGGGAGCATCACACATCTTCCAATCGCCGAACAAGTCATGGAAGTGCTAAACATGCCAACCCACGACACTCAACATCAGGACATG aAACGCCAAGAGCTCCAACTGACAACAGCGTGGATATATTTCCAATGCCCACGGCCA AATTCCAGAAATGTGTTCTCAAGAAGCTTGTGGAGCTGACAGAGGAGGTAAAGCACATTGGGTGTGCAGAACCCAGTGCTTCAACTTACCATGTTCGAAGAATGGAGAACATGGAGCAAGTTGATAAGTTGGAGGATGAACTTCAAAATAATGAAGCAAGAGATCTTCTG ATTTCCCAGTTAAGTAGGGTTGGAGGTAAAAACACGAGGGACTGCACAACAAAGATTTTGGACAG CTGCTGTCAAAAAGTGGGACAGCAAAGCCACAGACCACGAAATTAA